CAACACGGCCATGACCGTTGGCCTGGCGCCGGTCACCGGTTTGTCGTTGCCGCTATTGAGCCACGGCGGCAGCGGGCTGGTCGCGCATGTCGCGGCGCTGGGCCTGCTGGTACGGGTGGCGCTGCGTGATGAACTGGACGCAGCGCCGGCGCCATTTCGCTGGTCGCCGGGGTAGTGGGCGGGCGATACCGCGATTTCCCCAGCTTGGCGAACATCGGATCGTCGCGACCGTAGACAAAACGACTGGGGAACAGCATGGGATAATCCGCTCGTGCGTTTACTTCGATTATCC
The Planctomycetia bacterium DNA segment above includes these coding regions:
- a CDS encoding FtsW/RodA/SpoVE family cell cycle protein, with amino-acid sequence MTVGLAPVTGLSLPLLSHGGSGLVAHVAALGLLVRVALRDELDAAPAPFRWSPG